The window TCGCCCTCGTGCAATTGGCTTTCCAGCGGCGCATGGCGTCCGTTAACCATGACCATGCCCAGGGCTTCCTCGGCGATCTCCAGCTGTGCTACCACCTGACGGATCGTGGTGCCCTCGGGCAGCTCTTTTTCCTCTTGTTTGAAGCGTTC of the Geoalkalibacter ferrihydriticus DSM 17813 genome contains:
- a CDS encoding MoaD/ThiS family protein, producing MKVLIKLFATFRNERFKQEEKELPEGTTIRQVVAQLEIAEEALGMVMVNGRHAPLESQLHEGDTLALFPLVGGG